The genomic window GGCTCAGAAATGGTCAAAAGATGCAAGCCTCTCGATCATCTTAGCCTTACCAGGGCCTGAAGGAGGGTGGTGTCTTTATCTCCAGATGGGTGGGGATTGCGGGACATTTGGTCGGCGAGGTAACGTGAGCCGTAAAGAGAGTCTGCCGGGGTCCACTCCCCAAACGCCTCCTCGCCATCGAAGAACACCAACTGCAAGGTCACCTGGGACATCTTTAGCAAACAGGAACACAAAATGGAAGAATGGACGTTTCTTGAGTCTGTAAACCGGTCTGTCTCAACAATATTCCAGTGCTGGTGATGATATGGTGTAATCCAGCCAGAATATGAGTCAGTATTCATTCTATTTGTGACTAATCCCTTGGTGTTCATTATTATATAAGAATACATTAATAATTTGTGACCCTGGGTCAGATTTTCTATGAATAGACCGACAACCCTGAAGACAGGTAAACACTTCAGCAGTGGACACTGTGAAAGCTCACCCAGTCATCAGTTTTCCCGCAGCTTTCTGCAAAACTGACATCCGATATCCTGCTGCAGACAGGAACTTCAGAGGATCTGGCCAGTCATCACTTTCTTCGCAGCCTTCAAAGTTTGCTCACATCCCAACGGACAAGAATACATCTTACCTGTTGTTTAAGCCCTCGGAGGTGTATATCCAGAGCGGTGACCATCTCCAGTATCATAGCACACGGAACAGCAGCGTCACTGGCCCCTAGAAATCTCCTGAGAGGACCGTCGGGGGTTTTCGAGGTGGCAGGGATGTCTTTGGAGTCGTAGTGGCAGGCCAGCAGCAGGCGGCGAGGGGCTGAGGGGTCCAGAACTGCCAGCACGTTGGAGAAGTTGATTGGTCCCTTCGGGGTGGGGGAGTTGAAAGTGTCAATCTCCAATGACCAACCGGCTGAGAGTGACTCCAGGTGGGAATAGATGTGCTGAAAGCAGACAGTAAAATAGCATAATAACACTGCAATAACGATACCAATAATACCAACTCTGtgaaacacagaaataaatagacATAGGTTAAATGTCACTTAAGGTGGTGTTTATCTGTGAAGTACACTTGGGAAACTAAGGTGCCTATATTTAAATAAAGGCCTCTTTACCTCTCGCACCATACGGCTGCCTTTGGTGCCAGGCAATCTCTCAACCAACATGGGTCTCAGATGAAAGTACCACAGCCGACCTCCTTTCACTAGAGCCACCAGCCGCTTGACTTGGGCGATGGTGGGTCTACTGGGTTTATGACTCAACTGCGTTGGAAGATAAGAAGCAGCATGTAAGTAGGTTTTAATCATAATTCGGCCTAGTTTTGAATTCGCCTATATTTAAACATCTTATCAACCACTTACCTTGTCCCTTAAAAGGTCTGGCTCACGAAAATGTATACTGTCGTCACCATGAATAAGATCATCGTCGTTCTGTTCAAACGATGAGAGGGAAACCCCAAGGGCCAGAGCCATGGCCAGCATCCCGCATAAACAGATGAGAAGCAGTCGAACACGGGACATCCTGAGCCCGTTACAGCGTCCCACGCTGCATTGACAGCCTCCCGCCGGTCTGTTCCTTCGAACGGTACTCAACATCTTTTTGCAACGAATTCATACATCGTAGACCTCGATGCCctaaatgctgtgtgtgtgggcaacaCACAGAGTGGGGGATTAATGTCACAAAACGACTGGACGCCCTTTGCCTGCGTATGAAACTAGAAATACAATATGAACAGTTCATTCAATTGGCTACATTCAATTCGATTCATTTTTCAtattaaaataacacaataatCGTATTGAGTAGTTGCTTTCTTTACCTGAATCGAGCAAGCGCACCGTCATGCTGAAATATGGAATGTGTCGTAGCCTATAACTGTTGATCTCCCGGTCTGCCTAAATCACCCAGATGTCTCTTCTTAGAATAACCTTTTCCAACGTAAACCTATTGAAATGTGCCGGAGACTATAAGAGCTGAAGCTgagctacagtaggctacagcacATTGCTCTTGCATTGATGACTGGCGAAAATGGGCGTGCTGCGTGTTAAGAGACTGACAGCTGTAGCTATATCCtaatttaaatgtttttgttttttctcgTTAGATTATTCTAAATAATTACACTAAATGAATATACCCGAGGTGTGGTAATTAGGGAACTCACAACGTTAAATATCAGTAAATATAAACAACACACGTAGTGCATGCTATAGACTGTAACAATACGCATTCAAATACACAATGTAATTACAGATTATATATTTTAgaatatgtaaatatatatttcaaaaCATTTCCGCCATGCAACCCTGTAGTTACGTCGGTGTCCAATGATCTTTCAATAGAACGCTCAATTTTATCCATTCAAAACTCGTGCTTACAGGAGATTGGTCGGGGTTTCcataaaaaatattgtttggggTCGGCCAGTTGTCTAAAGTCATTGTTCTAGATACAAGAGGAATTGAGCTAACCTAGTTAATTTAAACTGCTTTAATTTCCCCCTTAGGTAAGAAACTACGTGAGCATAATCTTACTAATAATACACCTACCTAACAATATCTCTAGCTACTTTTGTTGTAATGCCCTTTATTATTGCTCTATTTGTACTGCACTGTAGGTATAGCTACTCGCTAGCTAGTTAGATAGCTATGTTCGTCAATCTCGCCTCCAACTTTCTTTGTAGGCTTATACAAGATAGCCAGTGGTATGAATAAAGCCAGCATAGCTACAATGTTATTTTAAATTGAAAAATTACTATTCAACCAACAAAATATTTGCACATAGAGTAGGatcaggtgaagaggaggaacgTTTGTACTACTGGATCCGTTTGCCATCCCGTTCAATTAAAGGGCGCTAGCTAGCTTGATCTCTTTTAGATTAGACTCGAGAGGGcccaacttaaaaaaaaaaatattggtcCATCCTGCAGATATTTGTGACGCCTCCTTTCGGGAGATTTGAGTAATGGCACCTGGACCCAAGGCCAGAGAGACAACTCAGAGGAGAAGGTAAACTGAAGAAATTGAATGTGACATAACGTGTGTGTCAAACtaatgaaagaaaaacagaTGTGCAGCAGCATTTGTACAATACTATGATTTATACTGTTCCTTATTTGGATTATGCCTCACAGAAAGACTAAACTTGATTGGAGCACATGCTGGAGCAACAGTCTGAAAGAGGTGGCTGGTCTGCTGCCTATGACTGAACCTAGACGTGGCAGAGCTCTTACAAAGGTCTAGTTTCATGTTTTGATGTATTTGAAtttgtatatatgtattttGGTACACATTTGAATTGGTATTAACATACTTAGTAACTAGTAAGTATTGATACAGTAACATTAAACGTGCAATCTGTGTTTCCAGTTGATCACCTCTTCCCTTTCCCTCTTTAGAAAGAGACACTGATCAACATGCTACTCTACTTTGACTTCCTTCACGATAAGATCCAGAACCTTCAGAGTTGTCTGCCTCCCCACTGCCTCCTCCAGGAGCCAGACACAGGTACATCAAACAATCATGTCTCGCCCATTTACTGGACTGGTGATTTACTCTGAGATGTTTACGCTTATAGTTGTTTAGTCCATATGTGTGTCCATCTAGGTTCAGGGTCCGAAAGCGAAGACAATACCCCCTCAGAGCCCTGCACCCCTCCACAAACTCTGAGGGCAAAACGCAAATATCTGTGTAGCCGTGCCCGCAAGAAGTCCACAGGTAGGACTCTGGATCCCCTCCCCCCAACTTTCCTAGACCGTTGTGAGATGATCTGAAAACAAAAGAAATCTGCGAGTGTGACCACGGGTCCAGTTTTGCCCGCAATAAACACTTATATTTTTGCCCTTGCAGAAATAAAGTTGGAGGTTCAggatgagagaaaaagacagaagagagagaggagtgccaGTGGAAGTAGATCCTACACCTTTGAGGAGGATGGGCAGTCTCCTCCCATGTGGAGCATGTTCTCTGATTGGTCAGACCTCCAGCCCAGCAGCAGCTATGAGCAGTGGTCTGTGGGTGAAAGCGACTCTGTTCCGAGCTCCATGGATTCAGCCTTCAGCCTCAGGGAGACTCTTCCCTTGCCCACGCCGCTGGAAGGTGCGTGGGCTAGAAGGGATCCTATGTTTAGGTGTTTAGCTATAGCTGTGTCCTCTGTGTAGGCGATCTCTTTCCGAAATCGATCGTTTTCTCTTTTAGGGAACAGTGGGGTGCTCTGGTCTCCTCTGGGAGGGCACTGCTCAGTGTGTCAGGATCTCACTGTCAGTGAGAGCAGCCCAGGCAGCGTGGTCTTCGACACGCCCCCAACAGGGTGAGTTTCATACACACGACAGTTgtacgtgtgtgggtgttgtccatccttatgagtgtgtgtgtgtgcgtttccagGCCAGGATCGCTCCTTGTGAAGGACCGCATGTTCGGATTAGTTCTGCCTGTGGGAGTGCGAAGGTTACCCCTCCTCAGCCCTGCCGCCATGTCCAGACAGCCCCCACCGCTGttccccctgctccctctcttagGAGCGGGAGACAGTCTGAACctcagcccctccctcctcacctccccagcccGGGGCCTCAACCACTGCCTGCTGCCAGAGGGCCAAGAGGAACTccagggtaacacacacacacaccaacgctcTCTCACAGCCAACATCTGGCCCTCTGATGGGGCGTTGAAGTTCAGGGTTACAGTAGATAATCTGACAGGGGGCTGTTTAACGTGAATTTAGAACATGAAGCTCAGAATGGTGCATTTTAGACCACATAGGTTAACGCTGTATCAGCAACACCGACGCCAGTGTTTTGGGACGGGGGCCAAACTCTCGAAAAAACAAACTGCTGAATCTTTTCGCAGCCCTGTTTGAGGATGTTTGGGTCACCCCCAAAACCAGCCACACCCGAGTATCCATCCGCCCACGCCATGACCCTATTGACTCGGTAAGGCCCATCCTCCCAACATCAAGATCGACCCACCAGTATGTTACTGCATGCACTGCATACTACACATGTACGCGGTGTATTAGGAGTCTGCTCAGCATGGTCATGCAGTCGCTGCCGCCCCctaggtagaggaggaggaagctgtcGTACCCCCTGAGGTGTGGTTGTCATCccagagcgagggggaggagggggacgccACCTGGACCCCCAAGCTACAAGGCCCTACGAAGAAGACAAGCAaaggccgccgccgccgccgccgagcCAAGGCAGCCACCAGGGGGACTCAGCGCGCCCCTCCCAATCTGAAGAAGAAATGCGTCAATGGCTTCATCATGTTCTGTCGCGTCAACAGGAAGACCTACCTCCGGTGAGTGACCTTGTGCCCTCTGAACACCAGCCAGAGAGGAacccacctctgtgtgtgtacgctaACATGGCTGCTGTGTTTGGTGACAGCTCCCATCCTGGCACCCCCTCCACCGTGGTCACCAAGGAGCTGGCCAGCTTGTGGCACATGATGCCCAAGCAGGAGAAGAGAGTATACTGGTCAGTATCACCATAAGTGAACAGGAGTCACATGCTACTGGATGAGTTGTAGGAAGGAGTTTCCTTGCCATCAACAACTGTAATGCGGTTAGAACTGAATTTCTAGTCCTTGATTACCTGCAGCCTTTACCGCACATTCGTATGAGGTGTAGATGAACGTGTCTGATGGATGAAAATACGTGGGAGTGCGTTTCTgatctgtgttctctctctcttcccttcagtCTGAAAGCTCGCACGTTCAGCCGCCAGCAGAACCGCAACGTGAGGATCGAGggtatggaggaggaggaggaggaggactgcgtgcccagccccctccacatgcTGCTGGCTCACAGAGACCTGTGTGCTGCTACCAGGGGAGGGATCTAGAtcattctccacacacacactcaggccacAGCACGTGTTATAAAGGACCAAAACACTCACTGATATTAAAGCGACTTTATGTCAGCGATGATGACACTTCAGTACCATACTTGTCGCTGGGCATGAGTGCATTTTGCAGTGGTATCCAACAGACCATGTGTTTATGACCATATGCATCCTGCGCTGGAAGTTTATATTTATTATGGGCAAATCAACGACACTGGTTTATTCATGAGCCACATAGTTAATTATGAGTTCTTTGTGAAAACATTAATCAACCTTACTCTGCAGAAGATTCAGCACACATAAACTaacaacacattttaaaaggctgcaGTTGTTTTTCTGAATATAGTTCCTGTAATGTTCAAATCTTTGATAGATATCTTTAATGATAAGTTATCATTAAATGGTATTCTTCTGTAGGTTTTGTTGGTTACAATGCCAAGCCAGTTTTTTATTTGCTATCTGGGTTTGTAATTAATGTCTGTATTTTATAATGCAAAACACCAAGGAAGTACACTGTTTATAGCATAACAACTTACACCATTGACTGAAAGTAAAATGTCTAATCTATTTACATGTTCTTACAGTACATttatatttaacattaataccTTCGCTGTCCTCTAGGCAGGAACTGAGCGCAACATGTTTTTAAAGTTCAACcaattgtgaaatgtgtgttaattgtgttattatattatatataatattgtGTTACTATAACATTTTATTATCTTATACTGTATGTGACATGTTTGTTTTGAAAATAAAGTTACATTTGTTGCCACAAAGTCTTAAAAATACATCACATATTGAATCAAGCAAAGATCTCCAACTTGTACGAAAGGGTTAGGTTCAATTGTATATCGGtgacagaaagacaggaaaaTATGTAATTTATGTAATACCTAACATTTAATAAAATCAGAAAAAGATAAGATAACCATTTAAAGAATAgctgaaaagaaaagaaatactAAATGTTTCCGCTGTGGTTTTATATTTAAGGTTTATAGAAGCCATTCATCAGCTCAGAGAGCAGACTCATTTGCAggttagtaagtaagtaaaatgtatttgtatagcgcCTCTCTCAGATAAAAATCACAAAGTGCTAGACAGCAAAATGCAATACAACACCACAAATTAAGATACAACATTTAAAATAGAAAACATGACAAACAACCATAAAAACCACAAAAAGGTTAATCATTGTGATCAAACTATGTGATATTGAGAAGTAGCAGAAGCCTGAACTGTAGCTTTCCCTCAGCTTTCAAACCCCAGCAGACCTGGTCCACTTTGTCCATGCTTGAAACCGTCTCTtcatgacttcctgtctgtttgGGTCAGTGTACCCGGTGCCACATTGAACAACAGGGTAAGGTTCCGGAGCTGCTCATTGGCTGCGAGAGACTCCTCCCACAGACGCTGGTTGGTATCCCGCAGAACAGTCACCTCCTCCAGAAGGGCCATCTTGTCCTGCCTCTCCTGACAGACCAGAGAGCAAGATGGCAGTTAACCACAGATTAGGGggataggagacaggaaggTAAGGTAAATGTAGTTATGGAGTATTGATCCAGGTTTTTTCCTCACCTTTTCCAGGTTGCTTTCCAAGTGTCTCAGTAGTGCTTCAAGGTAGTGGAGTCGTTTGGAGAGATCACTTGAAACCTCACTACAGGATAAGATGAACGTGTTAAGATACAATTAGTtcaaatgtgtgcgtgtgtgaggaagagagaggctatGGATACAGTACCTTCCCAGGTTTCTGTGGTGAGGAGGGCAGTGATTGGAAAAGCAGGAGGCAGTATTATCCAATGATCCATGTGTATGAGGCTTGTTGTGAGACAGCTGGTTTATGTTCCTCCGCACTTCAGCAATAAATAAGCAAACACAACATAAAACTAAGTTCATGTTGATATTCAGTCTCAGCAAaaatacatggacacacacacacacacacacacacacacacacacacacacacacacacacacacaca from Osmerus eperlanus chromosome 19, fOsmEpe2.1, whole genome shotgun sequence includes these protein-coding regions:
- the qpctlb gene encoding glutaminyl-peptide cyclotransferase-like protein; this translates as MLSTVRRNRPAGGCQCSVGRCNGLRMSRVRLLLICLCGMLAMALALGVSLSSFEQNDDDLIHGDDSIHFREPDLLRDKLSHKPSRPTIAQVKRLVALVKGGRLWYFHLRPMLVERLPGTKGSRMVREHIYSHLESLSAGWSLEIDTFNSPTPKGPINFSNVLAVLDPSAPRRLLLACHYDSKDIPATSKTPDGPLRRFLGASDAAVPCAMILEMVTALDIHLRGLKQQMSQVTLQLVFFDGEEAFGEWTPADSLYGSRYLADQMSRNPHPSGDKDTTLLQALDLFVLFNLIGAPDPTFISHFDDTVRWFDRLIFIEKKLHKLGLLASHPREQSYFRKDIQMGPVDDDHLPFLKKGVPVLHMIATPFPSFLHTLEDTTQHIHSATVENLIKVVVVFLAEYLGL
- the LOC134039595 gene encoding uncharacterized protein LOC134039595 isoform X1 → MAPGPKARETTQRRRKTKLDWSTCWSNSLKEVAGLLPMTEPRRGRALTKKETLINMLLYFDFLHDKIQNLQSCLPPHCLLQEPDTVHMCVHLGSGSESEDNTPSEPCTPPQTLRAKRKYLCSRARKKSTEIKLEVQDERKRQKRERSASGSRSYTFEEDGQSPPMWSMFSDWSDLQPSSSYEQWSVGESDSVPSSMDSAFSLRETLPLPTPLEGNSGVLWSPLGGHCSVCQDLTVSESSPGSVVFDTPPTGPGSLLVKDRMFGLVLPVGVRRLPLLSPAAMSRQPPPLFPLLPLLGAGDSLNLSPSLLTSPARGLNHCLLPEGQEELQALFEDVWVTPKTSHTRVSIRPRHDPIDSVEEEEAVVPPEVWLSSQSEGEEGDATWTPKLQGPTKKTSKGRRRRRRAKAATRGTQRAPPNLKKKCVNGFIMFCRVNRKTYLRSHPGTPSTVVTKELASLWHMMPKQEKRVYCLKARTFSRQQNRNVRIEGMEEEEEEDCVPSPLHMLLAHRDLCAATRGGI
- the LOC134039595 gene encoding uncharacterized protein LOC134039595 isoform X3; translated protein: MAPGPKARETTQRRRKTKLDWSTCWSNSLKEVAGLLPMTEPRRGRALTKKETLINMLLYFDFLHDKIQNLQSCLPPHCLLQEPDTVHMCVHLGSGSESEDNTPSEPCTPPQTLRAKRKYLCSRARKKSTEIKLEVQDERKRQKRERSASGSRSYTFEEDGQSPPMWSMFSDWSDLQPSSSYEQWSVGESDSVPSSMDSAFSLRETLPLPTPLEGNSGVLWSPLGGHCSVCQDLTVSESSPGSVVFDTPPTGPGSLLVKDRMFGLVLPVGVRRLPLLSPAAMSRQPPPLFPLLPLLGAGDSLNLSPSLLTSPARGLNHCLLPEGQEELQALFEDVWVTPKTSHTRVSIRPRHDPIDSSEGEEGDATWTPKLQGPTKKTSKGRRRRRRAKAATRGTQRAPPNLKKKCVNGFIMFCRVNRKTYLRSHPGTPSTVVTKELASLWHMMPKQEKRVYCLKARTFSRQQNRNVRIEGMEEEEEEDCVPSPLHMLLAHRDLCAATRGGI
- the LOC134039595 gene encoding uncharacterized protein LOC134039595 isoform X2, with product MAPGPKARETTQRRRKTKLDWSTCWSNSLKEVAGLLPMTEPRRGRALTKKETLINMLLYFDFLHDKIQNLQSCLPPHCLLQEPDTGSGSESEDNTPSEPCTPPQTLRAKRKYLCSRARKKSTEIKLEVQDERKRQKRERSASGSRSYTFEEDGQSPPMWSMFSDWSDLQPSSSYEQWSVGESDSVPSSMDSAFSLRETLPLPTPLEGNSGVLWSPLGGHCSVCQDLTVSESSPGSVVFDTPPTGPGSLLVKDRMFGLVLPVGVRRLPLLSPAAMSRQPPPLFPLLPLLGAGDSLNLSPSLLTSPARGLNHCLLPEGQEELQALFEDVWVTPKTSHTRVSIRPRHDPIDSVEEEEAVVPPEVWLSSQSEGEEGDATWTPKLQGPTKKTSKGRRRRRRAKAATRGTQRAPPNLKKKCVNGFIMFCRVNRKTYLRSHPGTPSTVVTKELASLWHMMPKQEKRVYCLKARTFSRQQNRNVRIEGMEEEEEEDCVPSPLHMLLAHRDLCAATRGGI